A window from Pseudomonas sp. MRSN 12121 encodes these proteins:
- a CDS encoding DUF2946 domain-containing protein produces MSRQRLAFAWIACFAVLFNMLAMPLSGAQQATDRAPAEQLLWGSFCSSSGTRLVAISLGKLEQQAPQNDDHSNMQHCWCCSGSAPLVALPGHMPQLYFARFESNRSVAPPVLALPTPRQQWPSLNPRASPLV; encoded by the coding sequence ATGTCCCGACAACGGCTCGCATTTGCCTGGATCGCCTGCTTCGCAGTGCTGTTCAACATGCTTGCCATGCCGCTTTCGGGAGCCCAGCAAGCCACTGACCGGGCGCCCGCCGAGCAACTGCTGTGGGGCAGTTTCTGCTCGTCCAGCGGCACCAGGCTGGTGGCGATATCCCTGGGCAAGCTGGAGCAGCAGGCCCCGCAGAACGACGATCATTCCAACATGCAGCACTGCTGGTGCTGTTCCGGCTCGGCGCCCCTGGTGGCGCTGCCGGGCCATATGCCGCAGCTGTATTTCGCCCGTTTCGAGTCCAACCGCAGCGTCGCGCCGCCGGTGCTGGCCCTGCCCACGCCGCGCCAGCAATGGCCGAGCCTCAATCCCCGAGCCTCACCTCTGGTCTGA
- a CDS encoding DNA-binding protein, whose amino-acid sequence MALTRSFKHSIAERAERDPAFSQALLDEAATLFLNGEPEMSRIILRDLVNATVGFEALARETARPSKSLHRMLSAHGNPSMDNLAAIFAAIRVQLGVAIEVRAVPAH is encoded by the coding sequence ATGGCACTGACCCGAAGCTTCAAGCACAGCATCGCCGAACGGGCCGAGCGCGACCCGGCGTTTTCCCAGGCGCTGCTGGACGAGGCTGCTACGCTGTTCCTCAACGGCGAACCGGAGATGTCGCGGATCATTCTGCGCGACCTGGTCAACGCCACCGTCGGCTTCGAAGCCCTGGCGCGGGAGACCGCCAGGCCGAGCAAGAGCCTGCACCGCATGCTGTCCGCCCACGGCAACCCGAGCATGGACAACCTGGCCGCGATCTTCGCCGCCATCCGCGTCCAGCTCGGCGTCGCCATCGAGGTCCGAGCGGTCCCGGCCCATTGA
- a CDS encoding type II toxin-antitoxin system RelE/ParE family toxin — translation MITVEEYQQENQRSPFGRWFATLDTQAAVKVSTALLRLEMGNTSNIKWFDGLGEYRIDWGPGYRIYLIRDGKHLVILLGGGDKSTQQADIRQAKRLIVEFHHRKRAELKTR, via the coding sequence ATGATCACAGTCGAGGAATACCAGCAAGAGAACCAGCGCAGCCCCTTCGGCCGCTGGTTCGCCACGCTGGATACCCAGGCAGCCGTCAAGGTTTCCACCGCGCTGCTACGCCTGGAAATGGGCAACACGTCCAATATCAAATGGTTCGACGGCCTGGGCGAATACCGCATCGATTGGGGGCCGGGCTACAGAATCTATCTGATCCGGGACGGCAAGCACCTGGTCATCCTGCTGGGTGGTGGCGACAAGTCCACCCAGCAGGCGGACATCCGCCAGGCGAAAAGACTGATCGTCGAATTCCATCACCGCAAGCGGGCCGAACTGAAAACGAGGTGA
- a CDS encoding cobalt-precorrin-6A reductase gives MKRILLLGGVSEALAIARTLGPEHIYSLAGIGRVPDDLACQVRVGGYGGAEGLSRFIREQGIELLLDATHPYAAQISQNAASAARLAGIPCWALRRPAWQAQAGDDWREVRDWAGLVQALKPFKRPLFTLGREPLQHLQEIPDEQFWTLRALDSYPGNERCEVIGARGPFLIDSERELFERRRIDVLISKNSGSSATEPKLEVARERGVPVLILQRPPLPAVDREFHDVDALLQALA, from the coding sequence ATGAAGCGCATCCTGCTGCTGGGCGGCGTGAGCGAAGCCCTGGCCATCGCCCGGACCCTGGGCCCGGAACATATCTACAGCCTGGCCGGCATCGGTCGCGTGCCCGATGACCTGGCCTGCCAGGTGCGGGTCGGCGGATACGGCGGCGCCGAGGGCCTGTCCCGGTTCATCCGGGAACAGGGCATCGAACTGCTGCTGGACGCCACCCATCCCTATGCCGCGCAGATCAGCCAGAACGCCGCCAGCGCCGCGCGCCTGGCGGGCATTCCCTGCTGGGCCCTGCGCCGGCCCGCCTGGCAGGCGCAGGCGGGCGACGACTGGCGCGAAGTCCGCGACTGGGCCGGGCTGGTCCAGGCGCTGAAGCCCTTCAAGCGCCCGCTGTTCACCCTGGGCCGTGAGCCCTTGCAGCATCTGCAGGAAATCCCCGACGAACAGTTCTGGACCCTGCGCGCCCTCGACTCGTATCCCGGCAACGAGCGCTGCGAAGTGATAGGCGCCCGCGGCCCCTTCCTGATCGACAGCGAGCGCGAACTGTTCGAGCGCCGCCGGATCGATGTGCTGATCAGCAAGAACAGCGGCAGTAGCGCCACCGAACCCAAGCTGGAAGTGGCGCGCGAGCGCGGGGTGCCGGTGCTGATCCTGCAACGGCCGCCGCTGCCGGCCGTCGATCGGGAGTTCCATGACGTGGACGCGCTGCTCCAGGCCCTTGCCTGA
- a CDS encoding cobalt-precorrin-5B (C(1))-methyltransferase has translation MREETAEQPAPLRSGLTTGSCATATSLAAARLLLGGASADAVEIVLPKGKQVRMRLEFCRLTDGGAEAGTLKDAGDDPDVTHGALLYSQVRLSPDSGIRFFAGTGVGTVTRPGLVLGVGEPAINPVPRRMISEHLTALARERGYQGGFDVTVNVEDGEALALKTMNPRLGILGGLSILGTSGIVRPFSCAAYIASIHQGIDVATTNGYQHIAACTGNASEDTMRRVYGLPEIALIEMGDFVGAVLKHLRKVPVEKLSLCGGFGKISKLAAGHMDLHSRHSSIDLPQLAEWAAAVGADQALQNAIRGANTSQQALAMASAAGVALGDAVCRHALDFARSVVPREVQVEVFAIDRQGGVVGHAGAFR, from the coding sequence ATGCGTGAAGAAACCGCCGAGCAACCCGCTCCGCTGCGCAGCGGCCTGACCACCGGCAGCTGCGCCACCGCCACCAGCCTGGCGGCGGCGCGCCTGTTGCTGGGCGGCGCCAGCGCCGATGCAGTGGAGATCGTCCTGCCCAAGGGCAAGCAGGTGCGGATGCGCCTGGAGTTCTGCCGCCTCACCGACGGCGGCGCCGAGGCCGGCACCCTCAAGGACGCCGGCGACGACCCCGACGTGACTCACGGCGCCCTGCTCTATTCCCAGGTGCGCCTGAGCCCGGACAGCGGCATCCGCTTCTTCGCCGGCACCGGGGTGGGCACCGTGACCCGCCCGGGCCTGGTGCTGGGGGTCGGCGAGCCGGCGATCAATCCGGTGCCACGGCGGATGATCAGCGAACACCTCACGGCGCTGGCCCGGGAAAGGGGCTATCAGGGCGGCTTCGACGTCACGGTCAACGTCGAGGACGGCGAAGCCCTGGCGCTGAAGACCATGAACCCACGCCTGGGCATCCTCGGCGGCCTGTCGATCCTCGGCACCAGCGGCATCGTGCGGCCGTTTTCCTGCGCGGCCTACATCGCCTCGATCCACCAGGGCATCGATGTCGCCACGACCAACGGCTACCAGCACATCGCCGCCTGCACCGGCAACGCCAGCGAAGACACCATGCGCCGGGTCTACGGCCTGCCGGAAATTGCCCTGATCGAAATGGGCGACTTCGTCGGCGCGGTGCTCAAGCACCTGCGCAAGGTGCCGGTGGAAAAACTCAGCCTGTGCGGCGGCTTCGGCAAGATCAGCAAGCTCGCCGCCGGGCACATGGACCTGCACAGCCGCCACTCCAGCATCGATCTGCCGCAACTGGCCGAATGGGCCGCGGCGGTGGGCGCCGATCAGGCGCTGCAAAACGCTATCCGCGGCGCCAACACCAGCCAGCAGGCGCTGGCCATGGCCAGCGCCGCCGGGGTCGCCCTAGGCGACGCGGTGTGCCGGCACGCCCTGGATTTCGCTCGCAGCGTGGTGCCACGCGAGGTCCAGGTCGAAGTCTTCGCCATCGACCGCCAGGGCGGCGTCGTCGGCCATGCCGGAGCCTTTCGATGA
- a CDS encoding bifunctional cobalt-precorrin-7 (C(5))-methyltransferase/cobalt-precorrin-6B (C(15))-methyltransferase translates to MSPWLTVVGIGEDGFKGLGKNARRALLGASRIVGGQRQLDLLPVCIRGERQLWPSPFSLEPVLALRGEPVCVLASGDPMLFGVGASLARRVPQDEMQVLPAPSSYSLAAARLGWPLQEVVTLSVVARPVAALAAQLFSGVRLLVLSNDGLSPAAIAALLRERGFGPSRLSVLEHLGGDAERRIDGTASDWSAPAIADLNLVAIECLAEPGTPRLSRLAGLPDAAFQHDGQLTKRDVRAITLARLAPIPGELLWDVGAGSGSIGIEWMRAHPSCRALAIEADAGRQQLIEHNRDALGVPGLQLIRGSAPLALDGLEAPDAIFIGGGVTREGVLDTCWARLKPGGRLVANAVTLQSETTLMAWRERHGGELTRIHIAQAQPLGGFDTWRQALPITLLDLVKPL, encoded by the coding sequence ATGTCGCCCTGGCTGACGGTAGTGGGAATCGGTGAAGACGGCTTCAAGGGCCTGGGCAAGAACGCCCGGCGGGCCCTGCTGGGCGCTTCGCGGATCGTTGGCGGCCAGCGCCAGCTGGACCTGCTGCCGGTGTGCATCCGCGGCGAACGGCAGCTGTGGCCCAGCCCCTTTTCCCTGGAGCCGGTATTGGCCTTGCGCGGCGAGCCGGTGTGCGTGCTGGCCAGCGGCGACCCGATGTTGTTCGGTGTCGGCGCCAGCCTGGCGCGGCGGGTGCCCCAGGACGAAATGCAGGTCCTGCCCGCGCCCTCGTCCTACTCCCTGGCGGCGGCGCGCCTGGGCTGGCCGCTGCAAGAGGTGGTGACACTCTCGGTAGTCGCCCGCCCGGTGGCCGCCCTCGCGGCCCAGCTGTTCAGCGGCGTGCGCCTGCTGGTGCTGAGCAATGACGGCCTCAGCCCCGCGGCCATCGCCGCCTTGCTGCGCGAGCGCGGTTTCGGCCCGAGCCGCCTCAGCGTGCTGGAACACCTGGGCGGCGACGCCGAACGCCGCATCGACGGCACTGCCAGCGACTGGAGCGCCCCGGCCATCGCCGACCTCAACCTGGTGGCCATCGAATGCCTGGCCGAGCCCGGGACCCCACGCCTATCGCGCCTGGCCGGGCTGCCGGACGCGGCCTTCCAGCATGACGGCCAGCTGACCAAACGCGATGTGCGTGCCATCACCCTGGCCCGCCTGGCGCCGATTCCTGGCGAGCTGCTGTGGGATGTGGGTGCCGGCAGCGGCTCGATCGGCATCGAATGGATGCGCGCGCACCCCAGCTGCCGGGCCCTGGCCATCGAGGCCGACGCCGGGCGCCAGCAGTTGATCGAACACAACCGCGACGCCCTTGGCGTACCGGGCCTGCAACTGATCCGCGGCAGCGCGCCCCTGGCCCTGGACGGCCTGGAAGCGCCGGACGCGATCTTCATCGGCGGCGGCGTGACCCGCGAAGGCGTGCTCGACACCTGCTGGGCCCGGCTCAAGCCCGGCGGGCGGTTGGTGGCCAACGCCGTGACCCTGCAAAGCGAAACCACCCTGATGGCCTGGCGCGAACGGCATGGCGGCGAGCTGACCCGCATCCACATCGCCCAGGCCCAGCCGCTGGGGGGCTTCGACACCTGGCGCCAGGCGCTGCCCATTACCTTGCTCGATCTCGTCAAGCCGCTATGA
- the cobG gene encoding precorrin-3B synthase, which yields MSTALRPSACPGLLRIVPALDGGICRIKLAGGAISAAQARAVARAAERFAGGVIEATNRANLQIRGIGAEHRALIAELLAAGLGPTTAAGDDVRNLMLSPTAGIDRQMIVDTRPLAGQILATLQSHPRFHELSPKFAVQLDGGEALAMLEHPHDLWLSAFDSAGELRLAFGLAGCPGDLPLASVAREEGHALVVAVLELFLDLARPEQTRMRQLLAEHPADELLARLSARLPGALGAVDEWARAAPAEPLHIGSYPQREPGRVYVGAVAPLGRLDPGMLRGAAELAEQWGDGSLRLTPWQSLLLPNLRAEDAPAVIQRLESLGLLCAPQQALAHLIACTGSSGCGKALADTKGDALQLAALFQRRGRCVDVHLSGCARSCAAAHVAPATLLAVAPGRYDLYFRDAAQPGFGTLHARQLSLEAAGALLDARPRSNTDD from the coding sequence ATGTCCACCGCCCTACGTCCCTCGGCTTGTCCGGGGTTGCTGCGTATCGTGCCGGCATTGGATGGCGGTATCTGCCGGATCAAGCTGGCCGGCGGGGCGATCAGCGCGGCCCAGGCCCGCGCGGTGGCCAGGGCGGCCGAGCGGTTTGCCGGTGGGGTGATCGAGGCGACCAACCGCGCCAACCTGCAGATCCGCGGGATCGGCGCCGAGCATCGGGCGCTGATCGCCGAGCTGCTGGCGGCGGGCCTGGGGCCGACCACCGCGGCCGGTGACGACGTGCGCAACCTGATGCTTAGCCCCACGGCCGGGATCGACCGGCAGATGATCGTCGATACCCGCCCCCTGGCCGGGCAGATTCTCGCCACCTTGCAGAGCCACCCGCGTTTTCATGAACTGTCGCCCAAGTTTGCCGTGCAGCTCGACGGCGGCGAAGCCCTGGCCATGCTCGAACACCCCCATGACCTGTGGCTCTCGGCCTTCGACAGCGCGGGCGAGCTCCGGCTGGCGTTCGGCCTGGCCGGCTGCCCTGGGGATCTGCCTCTGGCCAGCGTGGCCCGGGAAGAGGGGCATGCCCTGGTGGTGGCGGTGCTGGAACTGTTTCTCGATCTGGCCCGACCCGAACAGACGCGTATGCGCCAATTGCTGGCCGAGCACCCGGCGGATGAGCTGCTGGCGCGTTTGTCCGCCCGCCTGCCGGGAGCGCTGGGCGCGGTTGACGAATGGGCGCGCGCGGCGCCGGCCGAGCCGCTGCATATCGGCAGTTATCCACAGCGCGAACCGGGCCGGGTGTATGTCGGCGCCGTCGCGCCCCTGGGGCGGCTCGATCCCGGCATGCTGCGCGGCGCAGCCGAGCTGGCCGAACAGTGGGGCGACGGCAGCCTGCGTCTGACCCCCTGGCAGAGCCTGCTGCTGCCGAACCTGCGGGCAGAAGATGCGCCAGCGGTCATCCAGCGCCTGGAGTCACTGGGCCTGCTCTGTGCGCCGCAGCAGGCCCTGGCCCATCTGATTGCCTGCACCGGTTCCAGCGGCTGTGGCAAAGCCCTGGCCGACACCAAGGGCGATGCCCTGCAACTGGCGGCGCTGTTCCAGCGCCGGGGCCGCTGCGTGGATGTACATCTGTCCGGCTGCGCGCGTTCCTGCGCCGCCGCCCATGTGGCGCCGGCCACCTTGCTGGCGGTCGCCCCCGGTCGCTACGACCTCTATTTTCGCGATGCCGCGCAGCCGGGTTTCGGCACGCTGCACGCACGCCAACTTTCCCTAGAAGCGGCCGGCGCCTTGCTCGATGCCCGCCCACGGAGCAACACCGATGATTGA
- a CDS encoding precorrin-8X methylmutase, giving the protein MIDYIRDGQEIYRNSFAIIREEARLERIPADLEKLAVRVIHACGMVEAVDGLQFSAGAGTAGRAALAAGAPILCDARMVAEGITRARLPANNQVICTLRDESVPELARELGNTRSAVALELWRPYLEGSVVVIGNAPTALFYLLEMLDAGAPKPALILGFPVGFVGAAESKAMLAADSRGVPFVIMQGRLGGSAMAAAAVNALATEIE; this is encoded by the coding sequence ATGATTGATTACATCCGCGACGGTCAGGAGATCTATCGCAACTCCTTCGCCATCATTCGCGAAGAGGCCCGGCTCGAGCGCATTCCCGCGGACCTTGAAAAACTCGCGGTGCGGGTGATCCATGCCTGCGGCATGGTCGAGGCCGTCGACGGCCTGCAATTTTCCGCTGGCGCCGGCACTGCCGGGCGTGCGGCGCTGGCCGCTGGTGCGCCGATCCTCTGCGATGCGCGCATGGTGGCCGAGGGCATCACCCGCGCCCGCCTGCCGGCGAACAACCAGGTGATCTGTACCCTGCGCGACGAGAGCGTGCCGGAGCTGGCCCGGGAGTTGGGTAACACCCGCTCGGCGGTGGCCCTGGAACTGTGGCGCCCGTACCTGGAAGGCAGCGTGGTGGTGATCGGCAACGCCCCGACTGCGCTGTTCTACCTGCTGGAAATGCTCGACGCCGGAGCGCCGAAACCGGCGCTGATCCTTGGTTTCCCGGTGGGCTTCGTCGGCGCGGCCGAATCCAAGGCGATGCTCGCCGCCGACAGCCGCGGCGTGCCTTTCGTGATCATGCAAGGTCGCCTGGGCGGTAGCGCCATGGCCGCCGCCGCCGTCAACGCCCTGGCCACGGAGATCGAATGA
- a CDS encoding precorrin-2 C(20)-methyltransferase: MQQPGRLIGLGVGPGDPELITLKALRLLRESPVVAYFVAKGKKGNAFGIIEAHLQDAQTLLPLVYPVTTEALPAPLSYEQVISDFYDAASEQLAEHLNAGRDVAVICEGDPFFYGSYMYLHDRLAERYPAEVVPGVCSMLGGASVLGAPLVYRNQSLSVLSGVLPHDELKRRLADADAAVVMKLGRNFPKVRQVLAELGLAERALYVERATMANQKIVPLDEVDPMSSPYFSLIIVPGERWQG; this comes from the coding sequence ATGCAGCAACCTGGACGTCTGATCGGCCTCGGCGTGGGCCCCGGTGACCCGGAACTGATTACCCTCAAGGCCCTGCGCCTGCTGCGCGAGTCACCGGTGGTGGCGTACTTCGTGGCCAAAGGTAAAAAGGGCAATGCGTTCGGCATCATCGAAGCGCACCTGCAAGACGCGCAGACACTGCTGCCGCTGGTCTACCCGGTGACCACCGAAGCGCTGCCGGCGCCGCTGTCCTACGAACAAGTGATCAGCGACTTCTACGACGCTGCCAGCGAGCAATTGGCCGAGCATTTGAACGCGGGCCGCGATGTGGCGGTGATCTGCGAGGGCGACCCGTTCTTCTACGGCTCCTACATGTACCTGCACGACCGCCTGGCCGAGCGCTACCCGGCCGAAGTGGTGCCCGGGGTGTGCTCGATGCTCGGTGGCGCCTCGGTGCTGGGTGCGCCGCTGGTGTATCGCAACCAGAGCCTGTCGGTGCTCTCCGGCGTGCTGCCCCATGACGAGCTCAAGCGGCGCCTGGCCGATGCCGATGCGGCGGTGGTGATGAAGCTGGGGCGCAACTTCCCCAAGGTGCGCCAGGTGCTCGCCGAACTGGGCCTGGCCGAGCGCGCGCTGTACGTAGAGCGGGCGACCATGGCCAACCAGAAGATCGTGCCGCTGGATGAGGTGGACCCCATGTCTTCGCCGTACTTCTCGCTGATCATCGTCCCGGGCGAAAGGTGGCAAGGTTGA
- the cobJ gene encoding precorrin-3B C(17)-methyltransferase produces the protein MARSAPVIVILGQGSLATARKLQQLYPDALIHGLAERVEGADRSYREFGATLRQLYQQDTPIIALCAAGIVIRTLAPLLLEKGAEPPVLAVAEDGSAVVPLLGGLGGVNVMAREIAAGLGVAAAITTSGELRFGTCLLNPPSGYALGDLELGKRFVSDLLGGESVRIEGAAPWLAEAKLPQHRQARLTIRVGSAEREPTANELLIYPRSVLIACNGNIAGADALRDALRQKKIAVQSVACLLAADTEMASPILREAAAELGVPLRFAPAASSVAELAQQAVPQLLPPLSVGEDIAIAVASQPLDPQRIGRPRGRLAVIGLGPGAAELMVPAVKAELARANDILGYETYVRMAGPFRADQVMHCTDNREEMQRARHAFELAAQGRSVVVVSSGDPGVFAMAAAVLEALHESSEPGWHRVELEILPGVSASLATAAQAGAPLGHDFCVLSLSDNLKPWDIIEKRLDLASQADLALAFYNPISRSRPWQLGRALEIVRQHRTPQTPVVLGRDIGRPGQTLRVITLGELTPEQVDMRTMVLVGSSTTCVFPKAEGGEWVYTPRWYGEKP, from the coding sequence ATGGCCCGTTCCGCGCCGGTCATCGTCATCCTGGGCCAAGGCAGCCTGGCGACTGCCCGCAAGTTGCAGCAACTGTATCCGGACGCACTGATCCATGGCTTGGCCGAGCGGGTCGAGGGCGCCGACCGTTCGTACCGGGAATTCGGCGCGACCCTGCGCCAGCTGTATCAGCAGGACACGCCGATCATCGCCCTGTGCGCCGCCGGCATTGTGATCCGCACCCTGGCGCCCTTGCTGCTGGAGAAGGGCGCCGAGCCGCCGGTGCTCGCGGTAGCCGAGGACGGCAGCGCCGTGGTGCCGCTGCTTGGCGGCCTGGGCGGGGTGAATGTCATGGCCCGGGAAATCGCTGCCGGCCTGGGCGTAGCAGCAGCCATCACCACCAGCGGCGAGCTGCGTTTCGGCACCTGCCTGCTCAACCCGCCCAGCGGTTACGCCCTGGGCGACCTGGAGCTGGGCAAGCGCTTCGTCTCCGACCTGCTGGGCGGTGAAAGCGTGCGCATCGAAGGCGCCGCGCCCTGGCTGGCCGAAGCCAAATTGCCGCAGCACCGGCAGGCGCGGCTGACGATCCGCGTCGGTTCGGCCGAGCGCGAGCCCACTGCCAACGAATTGCTGATCTACCCACGCAGCGTGCTGATCGCCTGCAACGGCAACATCGCCGGCGCCGATGCGCTACGCGATGCCTTGCGCCAGAAGAAAATTGCTGTGCAATCCGTCGCCTGCCTGCTCGCCGCTGACACTGAAATGGCCAGCCCGATCTTGCGCGAGGCCGCCGCCGAGTTGGGCGTACCCCTGCGTTTCGCCCCGGCGGCCAGCAGCGTGGCCGAACTGGCGCAGCAGGCCGTGCCGCAATTGCTGCCGCCGCTCAGCGTGGGCGAGGACATCGCCATTGCCGTGGCCAGCCAGCCGCTGGACCCGCAACGGATCGGTCGCCCCCGTGGCCGGCTGGCGGTGATCGGCCTGGGGCCTGGCGCGGCCGAGCTGATGGTGCCGGCGGTGAAAGCCGAACTGGCGCGGGCCAACGATATCCTCGGTTACGAAACCTATGTGCGCATGGCCGGGCCGTTTCGTGCCGACCAGGTCATGCACTGCACCGACAATCGCGAAGAAATGCAGCGAGCGCGGCATGCCTTCGAACTGGCAGCGCAAGGTCGTTCGGTGGTGGTGGTGTCTTCCGGTGATCCGGGGGTCTTTGCCATGGCCGCGGCGGTGCTCGAAGCGCTGCATGAGTCCAGCGAGCCCGGCTGGCATCGGGTCGAGCTGGAGATCCTTCCCGGGGTCTCCGCGTCCCTGGCCACCGCCGCGCAGGCGGGTGCGCCTTTGGGGCATGACTTCTGCGTGCTGTCGCTGTCGGACAACCTCAAGCCCTGGGACATTATCGAGAAACGCCTGGACCTGGCCTCCCAGGCCGATCTGGCCCTGGCGTTCTACAACCCGATCTCGCGCTCGCGGCCGTGGCAATTGGGGCGCGCCCTGGAGATCGTGCGCCAGCACCGCACGCCACAGACGCCGGTGGTGCTGGGGCGGGACATCGGGCGGCCGGGACAGACCCTGCGGGTCATTACCTTGGGCGAGCTGACGCCGGAGCAGGTGGATATGCGGACCATGGTGTTGGTGGGGTCGTCCACTACGTGCGTGTTCCCTAAAGCCGAAGGGGGGGAGTGGGTGTATACGCCTCGTTGGTATGGCGAGAAGCCGTAG
- a CDS encoding CPCC family cysteine-rich protein, which yields METITATAALDLLSRHRLPRLDANARACHLLNWWGIDHDDLEFATLSPDLQQQILTQPEPPEDVLDPRYDELLLIALRAQYRGVSHLYLMRCLHEAGLGDYSVDPQIELLEVCPCCGFQTLSARGQYEICDLCHWEDDGSDTPNALSGPNHKSLDQAREQFARTMSDLPLDKWPRAAPITGRPKTGDPQDGSPTT from the coding sequence GTTGCCCCGCCTCGACGCCAATGCCCGGGCTTGCCACCTCCTGAACTGGTGGGGGATAGACCATGACGACCTTGAGTTCGCGACACTTTCACCCGACCTGCAACAACAGATCCTGACCCAACCGGAACCTCCAGAAGACGTGCTGGACCCGCGCTACGACGAACTGCTGCTGATCGCCCTGCGCGCGCAATACCGCGGCGTCAGTCACCTGTACTTGATGCGGTGTTTGCATGAAGCCGGGCTTGGAGATTACAGCGTCGATCCGCAGATCGAGCTCCTGGAGGTCTGCCCTTGCTGCGGTTTTCAAACCTTGTCAGCCCGGGGTCAGTATGAGATCTGCGACCTGTGCCACTGGGAAGATGACGGCAGCGACACCCCGAATGCGCTGAGTGGCCCCAACCATAAATCCTTGGACCAAGCGCGGGAGCAATTCGCCCGAACCATGAGCGATCTGCCTCTGGATAAATGGCCCCGCGCGGCCCCCATCACCGGACGACCGAAGACCGGAGACCCGCAAGACGGATCCCCCACCACCTGA